In Chloracidobacterium sp., the following proteins share a genomic window:
- a CDS encoding VCBS repeat-containing protein, whose amino-acid sequence MLGKKLSFAVIVIISSLLLVSQTAAQSVYNVIVPSTNGKPAGYYTIPRVLLQPNDTVTIQYTGGIVDFTAVGKSCAVEEAYLVDANGMSQDFLWDWGNILCYINELRHEVPSDPLPTQPHAGLFLPAQPGAPLQFIGRNTKTFTFTGTSPAYLRLGVNDVVWLNNGGQFDVRVTVTRRSFEFSTATSSIDENGGNAVITVTRSDSAAASSVHYATSNGTATAGQDYTAVSGTLNFAIGETSKTFNVPITNDAAAESNETVNLTLSAPSNGFILGVNKTAVLTINDSDTLNNNSAFVSQNVPGQMYAGIHYHVMTAFKNTGTTTWAAGTYGLSSQNPLDNTTWGFNRVNLQSAVAPGATAFIGFDITAPSTPGTYNFQWRTWQLGVEHFGAFSQNLQIEVVPRPIATITDSSIIEGDSGQKDLSFIISLDTPMIEQGWVDVATANGTAIAGQDYVTRSGRWLFERDQQSVNIKIPIIGDTAFEPTESFFLNLTPGYAILLGNDQGKAVIRDNEPTKIADLDRDGKSDFWLFRPSNGIWYGLSSRNNYSFTAVQFGANGDIPVSGDYDGDGYPDYAVWRPSTGVWYVYRTSDGQVTSFQFGISTDIPVQGDFDGDGKCDFAVFRRSTGIWYIRYSLLNDFQIQQFGLNGDVPVKGDFDGDGRTDLAVFRPSNGTWYILQSSNDQLIAMPFGSSGDQAVPADFDHDGKADIAVWRPSTGVWYYLKSSLNNTGFVEFKFGLNNDIPTPGDFDGDGKNDFSVFRPSAGMWYSWQSLTNSLAARQFGINGDIPIANRWVH is encoded by the coding sequence ATGCTTGGAAAGAAATTGAGTTTTGCGGTTATCGTGATAATTTCATCGCTTTTACTGGTGAGCCAGACGGCGGCTCAATCGGTTTATAACGTGATAGTTCCGTCCACAAACGGAAAACCTGCCGGTTATTACACAATTCCGCGAGTCTTACTTCAACCGAACGATACGGTAACTATTCAATACACGGGCGGCATCGTTGATTTTACAGCCGTTGGCAAAAGTTGTGCTGTAGAAGAAGCCTATCTGGTGGATGCAAACGGGATGTCTCAGGATTTCCTTTGGGACTGGGGAAACATTCTGTGTTACATCAACGAATTACGTCATGAGGTTCCGTCCGACCCGTTACCAACACAGCCGCACGCCGGATTGTTTCTTCCGGCACAGCCCGGTGCGCCGCTTCAATTTATTGGGAGAAATACGAAAACTTTTACTTTCACGGGAACGAGTCCGGCGTATTTGAGACTCGGCGTTAATGATGTGGTTTGGCTGAACAATGGCGGGCAGTTTGATGTCAGGGTTACGGTTACGCGAAGATCGTTTGAATTCTCCACAGCAACTTCAAGCATTGACGAGAACGGCGGAAACGCCGTAATTACCGTTACCCGAAGCGATTCGGCAGCGGCTTCGAGCGTTCATTATGCGACCTCCAACGGCACGGCAACGGCCGGACAGGATTATACGGCGGTGAGCGGAACTTTGAACTTTGCCATCGGTGAAACAAGCAAAACGTTCAATGTTCCGATCACTAACGACGCGGCGGCTGAATCAAACGAAACGGTTAATCTGACGCTTTCCGCACCAAGCAACGGCTTCATTTTGGGTGTCAATAAGACGGCCGTTTTGACTATCAACGACAGTGACACGCTCAACAATAACTCGGCCTTTGTGTCGCAGAACGTCCCGGGTCAGATGTATGCAGGGATCCATTACCATGTGATGACGGCTTTCAAGAATACCGGCACCACAACCTGGGCCGCGGGAACATACGGACTTTCATCGCAAAATCCGCTCGACAATACGACTTGGGGATTTAACCGCGTCAATCTGCAAAGCGCGGTCGCACCCGGTGCAACGGCATTCATCGGCTTTGATATTACCGCGCCAAGCACGCCGGGAACTTACAATTTTCAATGGCGGACGTGGCAGCTCGGAGTGGAACATTTTGGGGCATTTTCACAGAATCTGCAGATTGAGGTCGTGCCGCGACCGATCGCTACCATCACCGATTCTTCGATCATCGAAGGCGATTCCGGGCAGAAAGACCTTTCGTTTATTATCTCGCTCGATACGCCGATGATCGAGCAAGGCTGGGTTGATGTGGCCACCGCTAACGGCACGGCAATCGCCGGTCAAGACTATGTCACCCGAAGCGGGAGATGGCTCTTTGAACGCGACCAGCAGTCCGTCAACATCAAAATTCCGATCATCGGGGACACCGCCTTTGAGCCGACTGAAAGTTTCTTTTTGAACCTGACCCCGGGCTACGCGATCCTACTCGGCAACGATCAGGGCAAAGCGGTGATCCGGGACAACGAGCCGACGAAGATCGCCGATCTGGATCGCGACGGGAAAAGCGATTTTTGGTTGTTTCGCCCGTCAAACGGCATTTGGTATGGCTTGTCGAGCCGAAACAATTATTCATTTACCGCCGTTCAATTCGGTGCAAACGGCGACATTCCGGTGAGCGGCGATTACGATGGCGACGGCTATCCCGATTATGCCGTTTGGCGGCCTTCAACGGGCGTTTGGTATGTCTATCGGACATCGGACGGGCAAGTTACGTCGTTTCAATTTGGGATATCAACCGACATACCCGTTCAGGGCGATTTTGACGGCGACGGCAAATGCGATTTCGCAGTGTTTCGCCGTTCAACAGGCATTTGGTATATACGTTACAGCCTTTTGAACGATTTCCAGATTCAGCAATTCGGTCTGAACGGGGATGTTCCCGTCAAAGGTGATTTTGACGGCGACGGCCGCACCGATCTGGCGGTTTTTCGACCTTCAAACGGCACTTGGTATATTCTGCAGAGTTCGAACGATCAACTCATTGCCATGCCATTCGGGAGTAGCGGTGACCAAGCCGTTCCCGCCGATTTTGACCATGATGGCAAAGCGGACATTGCCGTTTGGCGGCCTTCGACAGGCGTTTGGTATTACTTGAAAAGCAGTCTGAACAACACCGGATTTGTTGAGTTTAAGTTTGGCTTGAATAACGATATTCCCACACCGGGCGACTTTGACGGCGATGGCAAGAACGATTTTTCCGTCTTTCGTCCATCAGCCGGCATGTGGTACAGCTGGCAAAGCCTGACCAATTCACTTGCGGCAAGGCAATTTGGCATAAACGGCGATATTCCGATCGCAAATCGTTGGGTGCACTAG
- the dnaE gene encoding DNA polymerase III subunit alpha translates to MLQSTIQLKPLAARLKELDLKACAITDYGNLYGALGFYNALKAVNVKPIIGYEANFVLESCRERSSSVRAGERPYYSVILLAENNRGYQNLVSLASKAFTDGYYHRPRVDLEMLSAHHEGLIGLSGGLTGVVGHFLAAGDEERAFENAKMLEEALGRDNFFLEICEATDDTRRHLLDRTVELSTRAEIDLVATNDVHYLHADDARAHELLQCLKDGRTLVDTGRPPDATWFLRSAAEMWEIFGNELPSALQNTVRIAERCEIDIPQGELVRQLPDYPTPIPGLSMDDYLVQVLNESFAEREAEEWRPKLADGTLVRTLDEYRERLDSEIRTIQKMGFSGYFLIVWDFIRFAREKGIPVGPGRGSAAGSLAAYCLRITDVDPLQYDLLFERFLNPHRISMPDIDIDFCIRGRGDVIRYVTDLYGQESVCQIITFGTMASRAAIKDVGRTLGMDFGSVERIAKMIPKPVRGRNVSIPEALETVPELKSAYNAETSTQNVIDLALKLEGCSRHTSVHAAGVVISPKPLHELVPVKRTDKDEFTSQFPMGDLEKVGMLKMDFLGLTTLTIIADTLASIRERHGIEIDWAKVPTTDEQAMQLFADGRTEAIFQFESSGMQELCRRLKPKVLEDLSALNALYRPGPIDGGMVDDFIDRHKGTKPVEYILPEMEGILGNTFGVLVYQEQIMQLAQKLAGYSLGQADLMRRAMGKKNVQEMSVHEQTFISGAVENKIPRKVAKEIFDLMAKFADYGFNRSHSMAYAVLAFRTAYLKAHYPADFYAAVLSHESDDSEKVYKYTTELKSLGLSLLPPDINESGDGFTPVDETVRYGLMAIKGLGASSVEAIVSARSDGKFSSLFDFCGRLSTGAVNRRGLESLICAGAFDSLMAQGDDIARWRASNFAAVDLALAQGQRLAEDRMRGQTGLFASSDSAEVTVELPDVEPWRRDELGSREKAAVGFYISTHPIDSYQRLLEGRFRPIAEFSTPSSGDKVRLAGMLSMTQVKLSKRGGRYCTFRLEDRSGGIKGIVFARDLPGLLSYLKDDELVIAEGTIEVAEGQEPSLRVDKIQNLVDEAVTRAREVCISLPPLNGDTVSFLETLYILLERERGQCGVVLEVTAGETLVQLRTKVPSVAGSRELQRQLEERGCSVEWLQ, encoded by the coding sequence TTGTTGCAAAGTACAATCCAACTAAAGCCCCTTGCGGCCCGCCTCAAAGAACTCGACCTCAAAGCGTGTGCGATAACGGATTATGGCAACCTGTACGGGGCCTTGGGCTTTTATAATGCGCTCAAGGCGGTAAACGTGAAGCCGATCATTGGCTATGAGGCGAATTTCGTCTTGGAGAGCTGTCGCGAGAGGTCGAGTTCTGTGCGCGCGGGCGAGAGGCCTTACTACAGCGTTATACTGCTCGCAGAGAACAATCGAGGTTATCAAAATCTTGTATCCCTTGCATCTAAAGCGTTTACAGATGGATATTATCATCGCCCTCGCGTTGATCTTGAGATGCTATCGGCCCATCATGAGGGGCTGATAGGCTTGTCGGGCGGCCTCACGGGCGTAGTGGGACATTTCCTCGCCGCCGGTGATGAAGAACGGGCTTTCGAGAATGCCAAAATGCTCGAAGAGGCGCTCGGCCGAGACAATTTCTTTCTCGAAATATGCGAAGCTACGGATGACACGCGGCGTCACCTGCTCGATCGGACCGTAGAACTCTCCACCCGCGCAGAGATCGACCTTGTAGCGACAAACGACGTTCATTATCTGCATGCGGACGATGCACGGGCTCACGAACTGCTGCAATGTCTAAAGGATGGCCGGACATTGGTTGATACCGGCCGTCCGCCGGACGCAACCTGGTTCCTCAGGTCGGCCGCGGAAATGTGGGAGATCTTTGGTAATGAGCTCCCTTCAGCGCTTCAGAATACCGTCCGGATCGCAGAACGATGTGAGATCGATATACCGCAAGGCGAGTTGGTTCGGCAACTTCCCGATTATCCGACGCCGATCCCGGGCCTCTCGATGGACGACTATCTTGTACAGGTCCTTAACGAGAGTTTTGCGGAGCGAGAAGCAGAGGAATGGCGGCCAAAACTAGCAGACGGAACGCTCGTCCGCACGCTTGATGAGTATCGGGAACGCCTTGACTCCGAGATACGGACGATCCAGAAGATGGGATTCTCGGGCTATTTCCTGATCGTATGGGATTTCATTCGATTCGCTCGTGAGAAAGGAATACCTGTTGGCCCGGGTCGCGGTTCGGCGGCCGGTTCGCTTGCCGCCTATTGCCTGAGGATAACGGACGTAGATCCGCTTCAGTACGACCTCCTTTTTGAACGGTTCCTCAATCCTCACCGCATCTCAATGCCCGATATTGACATCGATTTTTGTATCCGCGGCCGCGGCGATGTCATCCGCTATGTGACCGACCTGTACGGACAGGAATCAGTGTGTCAGATCATTACTTTTGGAACTATGGCATCGCGTGCGGCAATTAAGGATGTCGGACGGACCCTCGGGATGGACTTTGGCTCTGTCGAGCGAATTGCCAAAATGATCCCGAAGCCGGTGCGCGGCCGTAACGTAAGCATCCCGGAAGCTCTAGAGACCGTTCCCGAACTGAAAAGCGCCTATAACGCCGAGACATCAACACAGAACGTTATCGATCTGGCCTTAAAGCTTGAAGGCTGCTCCCGGCATACATCAGTTCATGCGGCCGGCGTTGTGATCAGTCCGAAACCGCTGCACGAACTTGTTCCGGTTAAAAGGACTGACAAGGATGAGTTCACAAGCCAGTTTCCGATGGGCGATCTGGAAAAGGTCGGAATGCTCAAGATGGATTTTCTTGGGCTAACGACGCTGACCATCATTGCCGATACTCTGGCCTCGATACGGGAACGACATGGTATTGAGATCGACTGGGCAAAGGTTCCAACAACTGACGAGCAGGCGATGCAGCTCTTTGCTGACGGTCGGACCGAGGCTATCTTTCAGTTTGAATCTTCGGGGATGCAGGAACTCTGTCGGCGGCTCAAGCCTAAGGTGCTGGAGGACCTTTCGGCGCTGAATGCCCTCTATCGCCCCGGACCGATAGATGGCGGCATGGTCGACGATTTTATTGATCGGCACAAGGGGACCAAGCCAGTCGAGTACATCTTGCCTGAGATGGAAGGCATCCTTGGAAATACTTTTGGCGTTCTTGTTTATCAGGAACAGATAATGCAGCTCGCCCAGAAGCTCGCAGGCTACTCCCTCGGCCAGGCAGATCTGATGCGACGGGCGATGGGGAAAAAGAACGTCCAAGAGATGAGCGTTCATGAGCAGACCTTCATTAGCGGCGCAGTTGAGAACAAGATCCCGCGTAAGGTGGCGAAAGAGATATTTGACCTCATGGCGAAATTCGCGGATTACGGGTTCAATCGCAGCCATTCTATGGCTTACGCAGTTCTGGCATTCCGAACCGCCTATCTGAAGGCCCATTATCCGGCCGACTTTTATGCCGCCGTTCTATCGCACGAATCGGACGACAGCGAAAAGGTATATAAATATACGACCGAACTCAAGTCACTCGGCCTAAGCCTGCTGCCTCCGGATATTAACGAGAGCGGAGACGGCTTTACTCCTGTCGATGAAACGGTACGTTACGGCCTGATGGCGATCAAAGGCCTCGGTGCGTCGAGTGTTGAGGCGATAGTCTCAGCCCGAAGTGATGGAAAATTCAGTTCGCTTTTCGACTTTTGCGGGCGCCTGTCAACGGGTGCCGTGAACCGGCGAGGGCTCGAAAGCCTGATCTGTGCCGGAGCATTTGACTCTCTGATGGCGCAGGGCGACGACATAGCCCGATGGCGGGCGAGCAACTTTGCAGCTGTCGATCTGGCACTGGCACAAGGGCAGCGGCTTGCGGAGGATCGGATGCGCGGGCAGACAGGCCTCTTTGCCTCGTCTGACAGTGCTGAGGTCACTGTCGAGTTGCCCGACGTTGAGCCGTGGCGTCGTGACGAACTGGGCAGCAGAGAGAAGGCGGCAGTCGGCTTTTATATCTCGACACATCCGATCGACTCTTATCAGAGGCTGCTTGAGGGCCGCTTCAGGCCGATAGCGGAATTCAGCACACCTAGTTCGGGCGACAAGGTCCGACTTGCCGGCATGCTGAGCATGACGCAGGTCAAGCTGAGCAAGCGCGGCGGCCGCTACTGCACGTTTCGCCTTGAAGATCGGTCGGGCGGAATTAAGGGCATCGTCTTCGCTCGAGATCTTCCGGGCCTGCTGTCGTATCTTAAGGATGACGAGCTGGTGATCGCTGAGGGCACTATTGAGGTCGCCGAGGGTCAGGAACCCTCGTTGCGAGTTGACAAGATACAAAACCTCGTCGACGAGGCCGTAACCCGTGCACGCGAGGTTTGCATCTCGCTTCCCCCGCTCAATGGCGACACCGTCTCTTTCCTCGAAACACTCTACATCCTTCTCGAACGCGAGCGAGGCCAGTGCGGCGTCGTGCTCGAGGTGACTGCGGGCGAGACGCTCGTTCAACTCCGGACAAAAGTCCCCTCTGTTGCCGGCAGCCGTGAACTGCAGCGACAGCTTGAAGAACGTGGCTGCTCGGTCGAGTGGTTACAATAG